Proteins co-encoded in one Ziziphus jujuba cultivar Dongzao chromosome 9, ASM3175591v1 genomic window:
- the LOC107427029 gene encoding scopoletin glucosyltransferase-like, which produces MDTQPHIFFFPFMGHGHMIPTIEMAKLFASRGCRATIISTPANASNIIKSIERSRQLGLDIGVVLIKFPTKEVGLPEGCENTNSLTTKEMMDKFLVATTMLDQPLEELLFEHRPTCLVADVFFPWANQIAAKFGIPRFVFNGTSFFALCAYASLLQEEPQKKVSSDLEPFAIPNLPDEIFTTRQQLPDHMKEESELSAFARKVEESELTSSGIIVNSYYELEPAYADHYRNFLGMKAWHIGPTFLCSKDKAPRGKDSIDEHECLKWLDSKKPNSVVYVCFGSVANFDDAQLMEIAMGLEACGKEFIWVVKKEKREEGREEEWLPEGYEKRMEGKGLIIRGWAPQMLILQHEAVGGFVSHCGWNSTLEGISAGLPMVTWPVSAEQFYNEKLITQLLGIGFDVGNQRWSMFMGDCVKREAIAKAVSRIMEGEEAEEMRSRAKALRVLACEAVEEGGSSYTDLSALIEELKLHSTGSVSNKDSLP; this is translated from the coding sequence aTGGATACCCAGCCTCATATATTCTTCTTCCCATTTATGGGACATGGCCACATGATTCCAACCATAGAAATGGCCAAACTGTTTGCTTCTCGAGGATGCAGAGCAACCATTATATCCACACCTGCAAACGCATCCAACATCATCAAATCAATTGAAAGAAGCAGACAGTTGGGTTTGGACATCGGAGTTGTTCTTATTAAATTTCCCACTAAGGAGGTTGGATTGCCTGAAGGATGTGAGAACACCAATTCTCTAACAACAAAAGAGATGATGGACAAGTTTTTGGTTGCCACCACCATGCTTGATCAACCACTTGAAGAGCTCCTTTTTGAACATCGTCCAACTTGCCTTGTTGCTGATGTTTTCTTCCCATGGGCTAATCAAATTGCAGCAAAATTTGGGATTCCCAGGTTTGTATTCAATGGAACAAGCTTTTTTGCTCTTTGTGCTTATGCAAGTTTGCTTCAGGAAGAACCTCAGAAGAAGGTATCGTCAGATTTAGAACCATTTGCCATTCCTAATTTACCAGACGAGATATTCACTACCAGGCAACAACTTCCAGATCACATGAAGGAAGAATCAGAGCTTAGTGCTTTCGCTAGAAAAGTTGAAGAATCAGAGCTTACTAGCTCTGGTATTATTGTGAATAGCTACTATGAACTTGAACCAGCTTATGCTGATCATTACAGAAACTTCCTTGGAATGAAAGCTTGGCATATTGGCCCAACTTTTCTATGCAGCAAAGATAAGGCACCGAGAGGAAAAGACTCCATTGATGAACATGAGTGTTTGAAGTGGCTTGATTCTAAAAAACCTAATTCGGTTGTTTATGTATGTTTTGGAAGTGTGGCAAACTTTGACGATGCTCAGCTAATGGAGATAGCGATGGGTCTTGAGGCTTGCGGGAAGGAATTCATTTGGgttgtaaagaaagaaaagcgtGAAGAAGGGAGAGAAGAAGAGTGGTTGCCTGAAGGGTATGAGAAGAGAATGGAAGGAAAGGGACTGATCATAAGAGGTTGGGCACCCCAAATGCTGATCCTTCAACACGAAGCAGTGGGAGGATTCGTAAGCCATTGTGGATGGAACTCAACTCTGGAAGGTATTAGTGCAGGGTTGCCAATGGTCACATGGCCAGTCTCGGCCGAGCAGTTTTACAATGAGAAACTGATCACTCAATTACTTGGAATCGGATTTGATGTTGGTAATCAGCGATGGAGTATGTTTATGGGTGATTGTGTAAAGAGGGAAGCCATAGCCAAGGCTGTGAGTAGGATTATGGAAGGTGAGGAAGCAGAGGAAATGAGAAGCAGAGCCAAAGCACTTCGGGTACTGGCATGTGAGGCAGTGGAGGAAGGTGGATCTTCTTATACCGATTTAAGTGCCTTAATTGAAGAATTGAAACTCCATAGCACAGGATCTGTTTCAAACAAGGACTCACTACCATAA
- the LOC107427035 gene encoding probable UDP-glucosyl transferase 73B6, with amino-acid sequence MNMDGKLHIFFFPFMAHGHTIPTIDVAKLFASRGCRATIITTSANAPDIIKSIERSRQSGLDIGVLLIKFPSKEVGLPEGCENTNSLITKEMMHKFAFATTMLEQPFEQLLMEHRPACLVSDVFFPWTTQTAAKFGIPRIGFQGISFFALCASKSLFWEEPHKKLSSDSEPFAIPNLPDKIELTRQNLPDHLKEESDQIRAYAKQAEESELASFGMIVNSYYELEPAYADHYRNFFGMKAWHIGPTFLCNKDNEDKSLRGQEPSIDEYECLKWLDSKKADSVVYVCFGSVSNFDDAQLTEIAMGLEASGKEFIWVVKREKHEEGREEEWLSEGYEKTMEGKGLIIRGWAPQMLIIQHEAVGGFVSHCGWNSTLEGICAGLPMVTWPVSAEQFYNEKLITQLLGIGFGVGNQRWSMFMGDCVKREAIATAVSRIMEGEEAEEMRSRAKALGALASEAVKEGGSSYADLSALIEELELHSTGSGSNKKD; translated from the coding sequence ATGAATATGGATGGCAAACTTCACATATTCTTCTTCCCATTTATGGCCCATGGCCATACGATTCCCACCATAGATGTTGCCAAATTATTTGCTTCTCGAGGTTGCAGAGCAACTATAATAACCACTTCTGCGAACGCACCTGACATCATCAAATCAATAGAAAGGAGCAGACAATCGGGTTTGGATATCGGAGTTCTTCTTATTAAATTTCCCAGCAAGGAAGTTGGATTGCCTGAAGGATGTGAGAACACCAATTCTCTAATAACAAAAGAGATGATGCACAAGTTTGCCTTTGCCACAACCATGCTCGAGCAACCATTCGAGCAGCTTCTAATGGAACACCGTCCTGCTTGCCTTGTTTCCGATGTTTTCTTCCCATGGACTACTCAAACTGCAGCAAAATTTGGGATTCCGAGGATTGGATTCCAAGGAATCAGTTTTTTTGCTCTGTGTGCTTCGAAAAGTTTGTTTTGGGAAGAACCTCATAAGAAGCTATCGTCAGATTCAGAACCTTTTGCCATTCCTAATTTACCGGACAAGATCGAACTGACTAGACAGAACCTTCCGGATCACTTGAAGGAAGAATCAGATCAGATTCGCGCTTACGCTAAACAGGCTGAAGAATCAGAACTTGCTAGCTTTGGTATGATAGTCAATAGCTACTATGAACTCGAACCTGCTTATGCTGATCATTACAGAAACTTCTTCGGAATGAAAGCTTGGCATATTGGCCCAACTTTTCTATGCAACAAAGACAATGAAGATAAGTCACTGAGAGGACAAGAACCCTCCATTGATGAATATGAGTGCTTGAAGTGGCTTGATTCTAAGAAAGCCGATTCGGTTGTTTATGTATGTTTTGGAAGTGTGTCAAACTTCGACGATGCTCAGCTAACTGAGATTGCGATGGGTCTTGAGGCTTCCGGGAAGGAATTCATTTGGGTTGTAAAGAGAGAAAAGCATGAAGAAGGGAGAGAAGAAGAGTGGTTGTCTGAAGGATATGAGAAGACAATGGAGGGAAAGGGACTGATCATAAGAGGTTGGGCACCCCAAATGCTGATCATTCAACATGAAGCGGTGGGAGGATTTGTAAGCCATTGTGGTTGGAACTCAACTCTAGAAGGTATTTGTGCAGGGTTGCCAATGGTCACATGGCCAGTCTCGGCTGAGCAGTTTTACAATGAGAAGCTGATCACTCAACTACTTGGAATTGGATTTGGTGTTGGAAATCAGCGATGGAGTATGTTTATGGGGGATTGTGTGAAGAGGGAAGCCATAGCCACGGCTGTGAGTAGGATTATGGAAGGTGAGGAAGCAGAGGAAATGAGAAGCAGAGCCAAGGCACTTGGGGCGTTGGCCAGTGAGGCTGTCAAGGAAGGTGGATCTTCTTATGCTGATTTGAGTGCCTTAATTGAAGAATTAGAACTCCATAGCACTGGTTCTGGTTCAAACAAGAAAGACTAA
- the LOC107427037 gene encoding probable UDP-glucosyl transferase 73B6 has product MDIQPHIFFFPFMGHGHTIPIIEMANQFASRGCRATIISTPANAPDAIKSIETRQLGLEIGVVLIKFPSKEVGLPEGCENTNSLTTKDMIQKFYVAATMLDQQLEQLLSEHRPTCLVASAFFPWANQIAAKYGIPRIVFHGTSSFALCAYASLFREQPHKKVSSDSEPFIIPNLPDEIKITRQQLQDHLKEESEVTDFVRKVKESELTSFGVIVNSYYELEAAYADHYRNFFGMKAWHVGPTFLCSQGKENKALRGKESSINEHECLKWLDAKKPNSVVYVCFGSVAKFDDAQLKEIAIGLEASGKQFIWVVKKDKHEEGKEEDWLPEGFEKRMEGKGLIITGWAPQLLILQHEAVGGFVTHCGWNSTLEGVCAGLPMVTWPVAAEQFYNEKLVTQILRIGVGVGVEKWARLTGDSVKREAIVKAVNKIMESEEAEEMRSRAKALGVLAGEAVKEGGSSYTDLSALIEELKLQRAGSGSNRKDQLP; this is encoded by the coding sequence ATGGATATCCAGCCTCACATATTTTTCTTCCCATTTATGGGACATGGCCACACGATTCCTATCATAGAAATGGCCAACCAATTTGCTTCTCGAGGTTGTAGAGCAACCATAATATCCACCCCTGCAAACGCGCCTGATGCCATCAAATCAATTGAAACAAGACAATTGGGATTGGAGATTGGAGTTGTTCTTATCAAATTTCCCTCCAAGGAGGTTGGATTGCCTGAAGGATGTGAGAACACCAACTCTCTAACTACAAAAGATATGATACAGAAGTTCTATGTCGCCGCCACCATGCTTGATCAACAACTCGAACAGCTCCTTTCTGAACATCGTCCAACTTGCCTTGTTGCCAGTGCTTTCTTCCCATGGGCTAATCAAATTGCAGCAAAATATGGTATTCCCAGGATTGTATTCCATGGAACAAGCTCTTTTGCTCTGTGTGCTTATGCAAGTTTGTTTCGGGAACAACCTCACAAGAAGGTATCGTCAGATTCAGAACCATTTATCATTCCTAATTTACCAGACGAGATCAAAATTACCAGACAGCAACTTCAAGATCACCTGAAGGAAGAATCAGAGGTTACAGATTTCGTTAGAAAAGTCAAAGAATCAGAGCTTACTAGCTTTGGTGTCATTGTGAATAGCTACTACGAACTTGAAGCTGCTTATGCTGATCATTACAGAAACTTCTTCGGAATGAAAGCTTGGCATGTCGGCCCAACTTTTCTATGCAGCCAAGGCAAAGAAAACAAGGCACTGAGAGGAAAAGAATCCTCCATTAATGAACACGAGTGCTTGAAGTGGCTTGATGCTAAGAAACCCAATTCGGTTGTCTATGTATGTTTTGGAAGTGTGGCGAAATTCGACGATGCTCAGCTAAAGGAGATAGCGATTGGTCTTGAGGCCTCTGGGAAGCAATTCATTTGGGTTGTAAAGAAAGATAAGCATGAAGAAGGGAAAGAAGAAGATTGGCTGCCTGAAGGATTTGAGAAGAGAATGGAAGGAAAGGGACTGATCATAACGGGTTGGGCACCCCAATTGCTGATCCTTCAACATGAAGCAGTGGGAGGATTTGTGACCCATTGTGGTTGGAATTCGACTCTGGAAGGAGTATGTGCAGGATTGCCAATGGTCACATGGCCAGTTGCCGCCGAGCAGTTTTACAATGAGAAGTTGGTGACTCAAATACTTAGAATTGGGGTTGGTGTTGGAGTTGAGAAATGGGCTAGATTGACAGGGGACAGTGTAAAGAGGGAAGCTATAGTGAAGGCTGTGAATAAAATTATGGAAAGTGAAGAAGCAGAGGAAATGAGAAGCAGAGCCAAGGCACTTGGGGTATTGGCAGGTGAGGCAGTCAAGGAAGGTGGATCTTCTTATACTGATTTGAGTGCCTTAATTGAAGAATTGAAACTCCAGCGTGCTGGGTCTGGTTCAAACAGGAAAGACCAACTACCATGA